TCTACGAGCAGTGATGGGCTGGATCTACTTCTCTGCTTTTTGGCGAAGAGTGATATTAATGAATAAGCTTGACCCCAACATTGCTGGATATGTAGGCGAGAAATTTAATGCATTTTTGCCAAATGCACTCTTTATCAAACCCATCATTCAATGGTTGGTAGACAATCCTGACATGCTATGGATTAATATGATCGTCTTCACCCTTGTAGAAGCATTGATAGGGCTCTCTTTCTTTCTAGGTCTATTTGTTCGTCCTATGGCATTGGTATCCGTAGGGGTTGCATCAGGAATCTTATTGGGATCTGGATGGCTAGGAACCACTTGTTTGGATGAGTGGCAAATAGGGGTTCTATGTATCATGGCAGGAACGTTACTATTTTTTACGGGGTCAGGCGACTACTCCCTGGATAAAAAGATCGAAAATAGAAAAATCACTTGTTTTGAGAAACCAAAATATCGTTGGCTTATTGTCCAAGATTTAGAAACACTGGTCTCCCCGACCAAATTACGCAAAACAATCCTTGCTAGTGCGATTCTTATTTTTTTAATTATGACAGGTACCAATCAACATTTTCATGGAGGAGTATGGGGACCACTTCATAATCTAAGTAAAAAGCCAAACTATGAAGTGACCGAACTCCAAATGAAGAGTAATAAAGTTCGATTCGATATCATGCGAACCGAAGGAATTGATACCTATGGAAGCTTTCTCTTTAAAGTGTCGCTATTAAATAGCAATGTAGAAAAACAATCATGGAAGGATGAAGTGCTGAGCAATAAGGTTGAAATTACCAATCATCATGTAGCGATGATTAAAAGTGGAGCCCATGGACTAGAACTTCCTTTAGGAGCAAAGGCAACCATCACATTATCCACCAATGCGATAGATGCAGACACCCTTATGATCGAAGATATCTCTGGAAAGAGATGGTTCTTCAAGATTAAGAACTAGTTCTTAAGTAGAGAGAAGAAAAGATAGAGGAACAGGAGATTAAAGCCCCCTGTTCCTCCTTTCACTCTTCCAAGACAAACCTCCAATTTTTCACATCAAAGGAATTTCTGAAGACTTGATTCTATTCGAAACATGAATCGTTTCTCGGAATATCATATCCTTCCTAAAAAGGGCTAAAAGATCCCTAAAAGACGATTAATCTTTCCTCCTGCCA
The Prolixibacteraceae bacterium DNA segment above includes these coding regions:
- a CDS encoding quinol oxidase — its product is MNNLKFKNNIYSAIPVILRAVMGWIYFSAFWRRVILMNKLDPNIAGYVGEKFNAFLPNALFIKPIIQWLVDNPDMLWINMIVFTLVEALIGLSFFLGLFVRPMALVSVGVASGILLGSGWLGTTCLDEWQIGVLCIMAGTLLFFTGSGDYSLDKKIENRKITCFEKPKYRWLIVQDLETLVSPTKLRKTILASAILIFLIMTGTNQHFHGGVWGPLHNLSKKPNYEVTELQMKSNKVRFDIMRTEGIDTYGSFLFKVSLLNSNVEKQSWKDEVLSNKVEITNHHVAMIKSGAHGLELPLGAKATITLSTNAIDADTLMIEDISGKRWFFKIKN